The Musa acuminata AAA Group cultivar baxijiao chromosome BXJ2-2, Cavendish_Baxijiao_AAA, whole genome shotgun sequence genome has a segment encoding these proteins:
- the LOC135585977 gene encoding LRR receptor kinase SERK2-like isoform X6 produces MLPFFCNNRSSTFPVHRTLRPSSQDSPSPPKLLDVVALPSKRSLLSSRMITNKMKVIFMLILASLYSCIQSVREGEVLYNIKVQLQDIDNRLSAWAMNQVTPCIWNNVQCDSDNNVIRVMLPSMGFKGTLSPIVGELVYLEVLELSGNNITGNIPGELGNLSRLTSLKLQNNQFTGEIPASLGRLPKLKFMDLSENNLNGKIPDSLSSLGSLTDILVHLLCVGSNLAYNKLTGGVPKQLYQVTKFNFTGNNLSCGAHFLNQCESDLLNQGGSHNSKRTLLLGGIGGGIGLVFVTVIFLLWRSRKKDYLHDLFVDVAGEADHKIEFGQLKRFSWRELQIATGDFNEKNVLGQGGFGKVFVGVLSDDSKVAIKRLTDHGNRAGEDAFLREVDLISVAVHKNLLRLIGFCTTPTERLLVYPYMQNLSVAYRLRELKPGEPVLDWPRRKQVAMGTAHGLEYLHEHCNPKIIHRDVKAANILLDENFEAVVGDFGLAKLVDVRKTSVTTRVRGTMGHIAPEYLSTGKSSNKTDVFGYGIMLLELVTGQRAIDISLLDGDVLLLDKVKKLWRENQLELIIDPNLDRNYDILEVEKLFQIALLCTQASPEDRPIMSDVIRMLEGEGLTERWEQLQQVEVTQKQDYQRIQKRLNWDDDTSYNQEAIELSGAR; encoded by the exons ATGTTGCCTTTCTTCTGCAATAATCGAAGCTCCACCTTCCCTGTGCACCGCACCCTTCGGCCAAGCTCG CAGGACTCCCCAAGTCCACCTAAATTATTGGATGTTGTTGCTCTTCCCAGCAAAAGATCTCTGCTTTCTTCCAG GATGATTACTAACAAGATGAAGGTGATCTTTATGCTGATTTTGGCCTCTCTGTATTCTTGCATTCAATCTGTTCGTGAAG GAGAAGTGCTTTATAACATAAAGGTGCAGCTTCAAGATATTGATAACCGGCTTTCTGCTTGGGCCATGAATCAAGTTACTCCATGCATATGGAACAATGTGCAGTGTGACAGTGACAATAATGTCATTCGAGT GATGCTGCCTTCAATGGGATTCAAGGGAACCCTGTCGCCTATAGTTGGAGAACTTGTATATCTTGAAGTATT GGAGCTCTCGGGTAACAATATAACAGGTAATATTCCTGGAGAGCTAGGAAACCTATCAAGGTTGACGAGCCTGAAATTACAGAATAATCAGTTTACTGGAGAGATACCAGCATCCCTTGGCAGGCTTCCTAAACTAAAATTTAT GGATTTAAGTGAAAATAATTTAAATGGAAAAATTCCTGATTCCTTGTCATCCCTTGGAAGCTTGACTGACAT ATTGGTTCATTTACTCTGTGTTGGCAGTAATCTTGCTTACAACAAACTCACTGGTGGTGTACCCAAGCAGCTATATCAAGTGACCAAATTCAA TTTTACAGGTAATAATCTTAGTTGCGGTGCACACTTCTTGAATCAATGTGAATCCGACTTACTTAATCAAG GAGGATCTCATAATTCAAAGAGAACATTGTTGCTCGGAGGTATTGGAGGAGGCATAGGGCTCGTATTTGTGACTGTTATATTTCTTCTTTGGAGAAGCAGGAAGAAGGATTATCTACATGATTTGTTTGTTGATGTTGCAG GTGAAGCAGACCACAAAATCGAATTTGGACAATTGAAGAGGTTTTCATGGAGGGAATTACAAATTGCAACTGGTGACTTCAACGAGAAAAATGTTCTTGGACAGGGTGGTTTTGGCAAGGTATTCGTAGGAGTACTTTCAGACGATTCCAAAGTAGCCATAAAACGGCTAACTGATCATGGAAATCGTGCTGGGGAAGATGCTTTTTTACGTGAAGTTGACCTAATAAGTGTTGCTGTTCACAAAAATCTTTTGCGGTTGATTGGTTTCTGTACGACACCTACAGAACGACTTCTTGTTTATCCTTATATGCAAAATTTGAGCGTTGCCTATCGGTTACGAG AACTTAAACCTGGTGAGCCAGTGTTAGATTGGCCAAGAAGGAAACAAGTGGCTATGGGCACAGCACATGGACTGGAATACCTTCATGAACATTGCAATCCCAAGATTATACACCGTGATGTAAAAGCTGCAAATATCTTGCTTGATGAGAACTTTGAAGCGGTTGTCGGTGACTTTGGCTTGGCCAAGTTGGTGGATGTGAGGAAGACTTCGGTGACAACTCGAGTTCGGGGGACGATGGGCCACATAGCACCCGAGTATCTTTCCACTGGAAAGTCCTCAAACAAAACAGATGTTTTTGGTTACGGAATCATGCTCCTTGAGCTTGTCACAGGGCAGCGTGCTATAGATATTTCGCTATTGGATGGAGATGTGTTATTACTTGACAAA GTGAAAAAGCTTTGGCGGGAAAATCAACTCGAACTCATTATTGACCCCAACCTAGACAGGAATTACGACATTCTGGAAGTCGAAAAGTTGTTCCAAATTGCTCTTCTATGCACACAAGCATCACCGGAAGACCGTCCGATCATGTCAGATGTAATCCGGATGCTAGAAGGTGAAGGCTTGACGGAGCGGTGGGAGCAGTTGCAACAAGTTGAGGTGACTCAAAAGCAGGACTACCAGAGGATACAAAAGAGATTGAATTGGGACGACGACACATCGTATAACCAGGAAGCTATCGAATTGTCTGGTGCAAGATGA
- the LOC135585977 gene encoding LRR receptor kinase SERK2-like isoform X5 produces the protein MLPFFCNNRSSTFPVHRTLRPSSQDSPSPPKLLDVVALPSKRSLLSSSVSSVCQIKIRMITNKMKVIFMLILASLYSCIQSVREGEVLYNIKVQLQDIDNRLSAWAMNQVTPCIWNNVQCDSDNNVIRVMLPSMGFKGTLSPIVGELVYLEVLELSGNNITGNIPGELGNLSRLTSLKLQNNQFTGEIPASLGRLPKLKFMDLSENNLNGKIPDSLSSLGSLTDINLAYNKLTGGVPKQLYQVTKFNFTGNNLSCGAHFLNQCESDLLNQGGSHNSKRTLLLGGIGGGIGLVFVTVIFLLWRSRKKDYLHDLFVDVAGEADHKIEFGQLKRFSWRELQIATGDFNEKNVLGQGGFGKVFVGVLSDDSKVAIKRLTDHGNRAGEDAFLREVDLISVAVHKNLLRLIGFCTTPTERLLVYPYMQNLSVAYRLRELKPGEPVLDWPRRKQVAMGTAHGLEYLHEHCNPKIIHRDVKAANILLDENFEAVVGDFGLAKLVDVRKTSVTTRVRGTMGHIAPEYLSTGKSSNKTDVFGYGIMLLELVTGQRAIDISLLDGDVLLLDKVKKLWRENQLELIIDPNLDRNYDILEVEKLFQIALLCTQASPEDRPIMSDVIRMLEGEGLTERWEQLQQVEVTQKQDYQRIQKRLNWDDDTSYNQEAIELSGAR, from the exons ATGTTGCCTTTCTTCTGCAATAATCGAAGCTCCACCTTCCCTGTGCACCGCACCCTTCGGCCAAGCTCG CAGGACTCCCCAAGTCCACCTAAATTATTGGATGTTGTTGCTCTTCCCAGCAAAAGATCTCTGCTTTCTTCCAG TGTTTCCAGTGTCTGTCAAATCAAAATTAGGATGATTACTAACAAGATGAAGGTGATCTTTATGCTGATTTTGGCCTCTCTGTATTCTTGCATTCAATCTGTTCGTGAAG GAGAAGTGCTTTATAACATAAAGGTGCAGCTTCAAGATATTGATAACCGGCTTTCTGCTTGGGCCATGAATCAAGTTACTCCATGCATATGGAACAATGTGCAGTGTGACAGTGACAATAATGTCATTCGAGT GATGCTGCCTTCAATGGGATTCAAGGGAACCCTGTCGCCTATAGTTGGAGAACTTGTATATCTTGAAGTATT GGAGCTCTCGGGTAACAATATAACAGGTAATATTCCTGGAGAGCTAGGAAACCTATCAAGGTTGACGAGCCTGAAATTACAGAATAATCAGTTTACTGGAGAGATACCAGCATCCCTTGGCAGGCTTCCTAAACTAAAATTTAT GGATTTAAGTGAAAATAATTTAAATGGAAAAATTCCTGATTCCTTGTCATCCCTTGGAAGCTTGACTGACAT TAATCTTGCTTACAACAAACTCACTGGTGGTGTACCCAAGCAGCTATATCAAGTGACCAAATTCAA TTTTACAGGTAATAATCTTAGTTGCGGTGCACACTTCTTGAATCAATGTGAATCCGACTTACTTAATCAAG GAGGATCTCATAATTCAAAGAGAACATTGTTGCTCGGAGGTATTGGAGGAGGCATAGGGCTCGTATTTGTGACTGTTATATTTCTTCTTTGGAGAAGCAGGAAGAAGGATTATCTACATGATTTGTTTGTTGATGTTGCAG GTGAAGCAGACCACAAAATCGAATTTGGACAATTGAAGAGGTTTTCATGGAGGGAATTACAAATTGCAACTGGTGACTTCAACGAGAAAAATGTTCTTGGACAGGGTGGTTTTGGCAAGGTATTCGTAGGAGTACTTTCAGACGATTCCAAAGTAGCCATAAAACGGCTAACTGATCATGGAAATCGTGCTGGGGAAGATGCTTTTTTACGTGAAGTTGACCTAATAAGTGTTGCTGTTCACAAAAATCTTTTGCGGTTGATTGGTTTCTGTACGACACCTACAGAACGACTTCTTGTTTATCCTTATATGCAAAATTTGAGCGTTGCCTATCGGTTACGAG AACTTAAACCTGGTGAGCCAGTGTTAGATTGGCCAAGAAGGAAACAAGTGGCTATGGGCACAGCACATGGACTGGAATACCTTCATGAACATTGCAATCCCAAGATTATACACCGTGATGTAAAAGCTGCAAATATCTTGCTTGATGAGAACTTTGAAGCGGTTGTCGGTGACTTTGGCTTGGCCAAGTTGGTGGATGTGAGGAAGACTTCGGTGACAACTCGAGTTCGGGGGACGATGGGCCACATAGCACCCGAGTATCTTTCCACTGGAAAGTCCTCAAACAAAACAGATGTTTTTGGTTACGGAATCATGCTCCTTGAGCTTGTCACAGGGCAGCGTGCTATAGATATTTCGCTATTGGATGGAGATGTGTTATTACTTGACAAA GTGAAAAAGCTTTGGCGGGAAAATCAACTCGAACTCATTATTGACCCCAACCTAGACAGGAATTACGACATTCTGGAAGTCGAAAAGTTGTTCCAAATTGCTCTTCTATGCACACAAGCATCACCGGAAGACCGTCCGATCATGTCAGATGTAATCCGGATGCTAGAAGGTGAAGGCTTGACGGAGCGGTGGGAGCAGTTGCAACAAGTTGAGGTGACTCAAAAGCAGGACTACCAGAGGATACAAAAGAGATTGAATTGGGACGACGACACATCGTATAACCAGGAAGCTATCGAATTGTCTGGTGCAAGATGA
- the LOC135585977 gene encoding LRR receptor kinase SERK2-like isoform X8: MLLLFPAKDLCFLPGEVLYNIKVQLQDIDNRLSAWAMNQVTPCIWNNVQCDSDNNVIRVMLPSMGFKGTLSPIVGELVYLEVLELSGNNITGNIPGELGNLSRLTSLKLQNNQFTGEIPASLGRLPKLKFMDLSENNLNGKIPDSLSSLGSLTDILVHLLCVGSNLAYNKLTGGVPKQLYQVTKFNFTGNNLSCGAHFLNQCESDLLNQGGSHNSKRTLLLGGIGGGIGLVFVTVIFLLWRSRKKDYLHDLFVDVAGEADHKIEFGQLKRFSWRELQIATGDFNEKNVLGQGGFGKVFVGVLSDDSKVAIKRLTDHGNRAGEDAFLREVDLISVAVHKNLLRLIGFCTTPTERLLVYPYMQNLSVAYRLRELKPGEPVLDWPRRKQVAMGTAHGLEYLHEHCNPKIIHRDVKAANILLDENFEAVVGDFGLAKLVDVRKTSVTTRVRGTMGHIAPEYLSTGKSSNKTDVFGYGIMLLELVTGQRAIDISLLDGDVLLLDKVKKLWRENQLELIIDPNLDRNYDILEVEKLFQIALLCTQASPEDRPIMSDVIRMLEGEGLTERWEQLQQVEVTQKQDYQRIQKRLNWDDDTSYNQEAIELSGAR; the protein is encoded by the exons ATGTTGTTGCTCTTCCCAGCAAAAGATCTCTGCTTTCTTCCAG GAGAAGTGCTTTATAACATAAAGGTGCAGCTTCAAGATATTGATAACCGGCTTTCTGCTTGGGCCATGAATCAAGTTACTCCATGCATATGGAACAATGTGCAGTGTGACAGTGACAATAATGTCATTCGAGT GATGCTGCCTTCAATGGGATTCAAGGGAACCCTGTCGCCTATAGTTGGAGAACTTGTATATCTTGAAGTATT GGAGCTCTCGGGTAACAATATAACAGGTAATATTCCTGGAGAGCTAGGAAACCTATCAAGGTTGACGAGCCTGAAATTACAGAATAATCAGTTTACTGGAGAGATACCAGCATCCCTTGGCAGGCTTCCTAAACTAAAATTTAT GGATTTAAGTGAAAATAATTTAAATGGAAAAATTCCTGATTCCTTGTCATCCCTTGGAAGCTTGACTGACAT ATTGGTTCATTTACTCTGTGTTGGCAGTAATCTTGCTTACAACAAACTCACTGGTGGTGTACCCAAGCAGCTATATCAAGTGACCAAATTCAA TTTTACAGGTAATAATCTTAGTTGCGGTGCACACTTCTTGAATCAATGTGAATCCGACTTACTTAATCAAG GAGGATCTCATAATTCAAAGAGAACATTGTTGCTCGGAGGTATTGGAGGAGGCATAGGGCTCGTATTTGTGACTGTTATATTTCTTCTTTGGAGAAGCAGGAAGAAGGATTATCTACATGATTTGTTTGTTGATGTTGCAG GTGAAGCAGACCACAAAATCGAATTTGGACAATTGAAGAGGTTTTCATGGAGGGAATTACAAATTGCAACTGGTGACTTCAACGAGAAAAATGTTCTTGGACAGGGTGGTTTTGGCAAGGTATTCGTAGGAGTACTTTCAGACGATTCCAAAGTAGCCATAAAACGGCTAACTGATCATGGAAATCGTGCTGGGGAAGATGCTTTTTTACGTGAAGTTGACCTAATAAGTGTTGCTGTTCACAAAAATCTTTTGCGGTTGATTGGTTTCTGTACGACACCTACAGAACGACTTCTTGTTTATCCTTATATGCAAAATTTGAGCGTTGCCTATCGGTTACGAG AACTTAAACCTGGTGAGCCAGTGTTAGATTGGCCAAGAAGGAAACAAGTGGCTATGGGCACAGCACATGGACTGGAATACCTTCATGAACATTGCAATCCCAAGATTATACACCGTGATGTAAAAGCTGCAAATATCTTGCTTGATGAGAACTTTGAAGCGGTTGTCGGTGACTTTGGCTTGGCCAAGTTGGTGGATGTGAGGAAGACTTCGGTGACAACTCGAGTTCGGGGGACGATGGGCCACATAGCACCCGAGTATCTTTCCACTGGAAAGTCCTCAAACAAAACAGATGTTTTTGGTTACGGAATCATGCTCCTTGAGCTTGTCACAGGGCAGCGTGCTATAGATATTTCGCTATTGGATGGAGATGTGTTATTACTTGACAAA GTGAAAAAGCTTTGGCGGGAAAATCAACTCGAACTCATTATTGACCCCAACCTAGACAGGAATTACGACATTCTGGAAGTCGAAAAGTTGTTCCAAATTGCTCTTCTATGCACACAAGCATCACCGGAAGACCGTCCGATCATGTCAGATGTAATCCGGATGCTAGAAGGTGAAGGCTTGACGGAGCGGTGGGAGCAGTTGCAACAAGTTGAGGTGACTCAAAAGCAGGACTACCAGAGGATACAAAAGAGATTGAATTGGGACGACGACACATCGTATAACCAGGAAGCTATCGAATTGTCTGGTGCAAGATGA